The following coding sequences are from one Arachis hypogaea cultivar Tifrunner chromosome 7, arahy.Tifrunner.gnm2.J5K5, whole genome shotgun sequence window:
- the LOC112703253 gene encoding universal stress protein PHOS34, translating into MSSVAGNLTCVVAAVDGSEQSMTALRWALQNLKLRSPASDSTNAGSFVVLHVQSPPSIATGLNPGAIPFGGPTDLEVPAITAAIEAHQKRITEAVLNHALGICAEFNLAEPRIKTHVVVGDPKEKICEAAQDLNADVLVMGSRAFGPIKRMFLGSVSNYCAHHAQCPVIIIKGKDNVDKKN; encoded by the exons ATGTCATCCGTAGCTGGAAACTTAACCTGCGTGGTGGCGGCCGTTGACGGCAGCGAACAGAGCATGACCGCTCTCCGCTGGGCCCTACAAAACCTCAAGCTACGATCACCTGCTTCCGATTCCACCAACGCTGGATCCTTTGTTGTTCTCCACGTCCAATCCCCACCCTCCATCGCCACCGGCCTCAACCCCGGCGCCATCCCCTTCGGCGGCCCAA CTGACCTGGAAGTACCGGCGATCACGGCGGCGATCGAGGCTCACCAGAAGCGTATCACTGAAGCCGTACTCAATCACGCTTTAGGAATTTGCGCTGAATTCAATTTGGCT GAACCGAGGATCAAGACCCATGTCGTTGTGGGAGACCCAAAGGAGAAGATATGTGAAGCTGCACAGGATCTGAATGCTGATGTGCTTGTGATGGGGTCCCGTGCATTTGGCCCTATTAAGAG GATGTTCCTTGGCAGTGTTAGCAACTACTGTGCCCACCATGCTCAGTGCCCAGTCATTATTATCAAGGGAAAGGACAATGTCGACAAGAAAAACTAG